Proteins from a single region of Pseudomonas sp. BSw22131:
- a CDS encoding NHL repeat-containing protein → MAGSLREANLFHGFFARYDEAGALDTQYGENGFVLVENDIGSSIEALAMRSVESETVLGVGTTAVPNRGLLIGKNMDGSADLELAGGNIVISDFTAEENAWLQAAVSPASGRIVAVGFTEGFEEADVLIARYLPTGSLDNSFGEGGGWVRTKIGKSVDMGQGLSVQPDEKIIVCGTTFTNDLTEAFVLRYIG, encoded by the coding sequence GTGGCGGGTAGCCTTAGAGAAGCTAACCTGTTCCATGGTTTTTTTGCACGTTATGACGAAGCGGGCGCACTAGACACACAGTACGGAGAAAACGGTTTCGTTCTGGTAGAGAACGACATCGGTAGCTCGATCGAAGCATTAGCGATGCGATCGGTAGAATCCGAAACAGTCTTGGGGGTGGGTACCACTGCTGTGCCCAACAGGGGCCTGCTGATCGGTAAAAACATGGACGGCAGCGCTGACCTGGAGCTTGCTGGCGGCAACATCGTGATCAGCGATTTCACTGCCGAAGAAAATGCTTGGCTGCAAGCCGCGGTATCACCGGCTTCCGGAAGGATTGTAGCCGTGGGCTTCACAGAAGGTTTTGAAGAGGCAGATGTTCTGATTGCCAGATATTTACCGACCGGCTCACTGGATAACAGCTTTGGGGAAGGAGGCGGTTGGGTCCGCACCAAGATCGGCAAAAGCGTCGATATGGGGCAAGGATTATCTGTGCAGCCTGACGAAAAAATTATTGTTTGCGGCACGACGTTTACTAACGACTTAACTGAAGCATTTGTACTGCGTTACATAGGGTAA